One window from the genome of Alnus glutinosa chromosome 13, dhAlnGlut1.1, whole genome shotgun sequence encodes:
- the LOC133854864 gene encoding uncharacterized protein LOC133854864: protein MIDVFVVLMDQRPPHYAYRAPSPPVPPMTTPTVSTALYSAAWPHHPDGPYRPLLPGTVAVPTSDHGQSSTAGPCSSPLSELPTLSQIGFTQPGNAYRWWLREGMGSQGYAPYFPYTYSGPMTCNPDSETQDVGFPLSQTGEMQMPAMGLGQIPAQAAMPGQILGPRQMPASGASQGPGPRQMPASGASQGPGPRRMPASGASQGPRHVESQMPLSGESQMPLSGESQMPLSGESQMPLSGESQMPDVGGSQSTHEEDVAMLGTDQLAPGSPQDMDSDDDQQNPQAGGVGEEVAGDPATQHIRIEQIRLMGYNPDGTIYYEVIDDPARNWVLPRGKKVVLQYNAAIQPVGRACNRFRRAEGKMIRSGSYIHMRDEWAKVNRQIKQAMWDALMEEFYVPVSVDARRAQQEALCDIGRKHRSWKSRFKTKLRIRDGDTPEIIRARMPDNFFGNYDAEDVEFLLRDWCREQKIVCNL, encoded by the exons atgattgatgtatttgtt gtattgatggaccagagaccccctcattatgcgtatcgggcacctagcccacccgtgccccccatgaccacgcccactgtttcgacggcattgtattctgcagcgtggccacaccacccagacgggccttatagaccattgttgccgggtacggtggccgtgcccacgtcagatcacggacagagcagcacagctggaccttgcagctctccattgtcggagctgccgacattatctcagatagggttcacccaaccgggtaacgcatATCGATGGTGGCTGCGAGAAgggatggggtcacagggttatgcgccgtactttccgtatacgtatagtggacctatgacgtgtaaccctgatagtgagacgcaggatgtaggatttccactgtcacagaccggggagatgcagatgccggctatggggttgggacagataccggcacaggcggcgatgcctggccagattttggggccgagacagatgccagcatcgggggcgagtcagggcccgggcccgagacagatgccagcatcgggggcgagtcagggcccggggccgagacggatgccagcatcgggggcgagtcagggcccgaggcatgtagagagccagatgcctttatctggtgagagccagatgccactttccggtgagagtcagatgccactttccggtgagagtcagatgccactttccggtgagagtcagatgccagatgtgggggggagccagagtacccatgaggaggacgttgcgatgttgggtaccgatcagttggcccccggtagtccccaggatatggattcagatgatgatcagcagaatccacaagccggaggggttggggaggaggttgcgggcgacccagcgacccagcacatacggattgagcagattcggttgatgg ggtacaacccagacgggaccatttattatgaggtgattgacgacccagcgagaaactgggtcctcccgaggggtaagaaggttgtattgcagtacaatgctgctatacaacctgtaggacgggcctgcaatcgatttcggcgggctgagggcaagatgatcaggagtgggtcctacatacacatgcgggacgaatgggcgaaggtaaataggcagattaagcaggcaatgtgggacgcgctgatg gaggagttctatgtacctgtatcagtagacgcgcgcagggcacaacaggaggctttatgtgatattggccgtaagcaccgctcgtggaagtcgaggttcaaaaccaaactacgtattagagacggtgacacgcccgagattatccgtgcgagaatgccggacaatttttttggcaactatgacgcagaagatgtagagttcctgctgagagattggtgccgtgagcaaaaaatcgtat gcaacctctga
- the LOC133855038 gene encoding uncharacterized protein LOC133855038 — protein MTQSLSSDPAATQSVSADTVRWAPNDAYEQAVGRPEYAGRVRQVGPNVTPVRGTCFSYRPRSQGGPSQGTSRDWAENTRKMEEMQAELQAERARNDLLEQRLRQVEVFMSSMGASAPCLGTPSPAHVGSTSSVSSASAGNSTTVGTLSPVGRRLTQHSIVATPSPATPFLAQQSPVGDNTPGTVPPHSQGRPSDL, from the exons atgacgcagagtttatccagtgatccagccgccacgcaaagcgtctccgcagacacggtgcgttgggcaccgaacgacgcttacgaacaggcggttgggaggcctgagtatgcagggagggttcggcaggttgggccgaacgtcacacctgttcgggggacatgtttctcatataggcctcggtcacaagggggaccatctcagggcacgtctcgggattgggccgaaaacactcggaagatggaagagatgcaagcggagctacaggctgagcgagcgaggaatgacctgttggagcagcgcctgcgacaggttgaggtcttcatgtcctccatgggagcatcagcaccatgtcttggtacgccttcacctgcacacgtaggtagtacgtcgtctgttagtagtgcatctgcag gtaattcgacaacggttggtacgttgtcgcctgttggacgacggctgacccagcattccattgtcgctacaccttcgcccgctacaccattccttgctcagcaatcgccggttggcgataacacgcctgggacggtacctcctcattcgcagggacgcccttcagatttgtag